GGTCCGGCGCTGACCCCGCGCGGCGGCGCGCACTTTTGCTACCATCGGCGGCGTTCCGCGACCCGCGCCACGGGAGGCCGATCCGCCGACATGCCCATCTCCGAAGACGACGTCCGGCACGTCGCGACGCTCGCGCGCCTCGCGCTGTCTGATGAGCAGGTCGCCGTGCTCACCGGCGAGCTCGGTTCCATCCTCGGGCACATCGACGCGCTCGCGAGGTTGGATCTCGCCGAGGTCGAGCCGACCGCCCATCCGCTCGAGATGACGGACTCGA
The genomic region above belongs to Actinomycetota bacterium and contains:
- the gatC gene encoding Asp-tRNA(Asn)/Glu-tRNA(Gln) amidotransferase subunit GatC translates to MPISEDDVRHVATLARLALSDEQVAVLTGELGSILGHIDALARLDLAEVEPTAHPLEMTDSTRADEPRLGLTQAEALANAPEARDGAFVIPRIVGVGGEG